One segment of Amycolatopsis alba DSM 44262 DNA contains the following:
- a CDS encoding alpha/beta fold hydrolase: MPTFASFDGLQLSYTAWEGEGRPVLLQHGFAADTNANWIAPGVVDTLQDAGLPVISLDARGHGRSAKPHDDASYGDDAMVRDVSALLDELNLDEVSMVGYSMGAMIALGAVAADPRIRCLAIGGVGSGIVDFGGVDTRVVTPEAISEALLASDPSTLPPSSAPFRALADALRADRIALAAVARGTANPKLDLTAIAVPTLILAGDTDPLAAEPERLAAAIAGARLVRVPGDHMAAVMHPAFGSTLAAFLTSHDL; encoded by the coding sequence ATGCCTACCTTCGCGTCGTTCGACGGGCTTCAGCTGAGCTACACCGCTTGGGAAGGTGAAGGGCGTCCGGTGCTGCTGCAGCACGGCTTCGCAGCGGACACGAACGCCAACTGGATCGCACCCGGCGTCGTCGACACCCTCCAGGACGCGGGGCTGCCCGTGATCAGCCTCGACGCGCGCGGGCACGGGCGGTCGGCGAAACCGCACGACGACGCGAGCTACGGCGACGACGCGATGGTCCGCGACGTGTCGGCACTGCTCGACGAGCTGAACCTCGACGAGGTGTCGATGGTCGGCTACTCGATGGGCGCGATGATCGCGCTCGGCGCGGTGGCCGCGGACCCGCGGATCCGGTGTCTCGCCATCGGCGGGGTCGGTTCGGGGATCGTCGACTTCGGGGGCGTGGACACGCGGGTGGTCACGCCGGAGGCGATCAGCGAGGCGCTGCTCGCTTCGGACCCTTCGACCCTGCCGCCGTCTTCGGCGCCTTTCCGGGCCTTGGCCGACGCCCTGCGGGCCGACAGGATCGCGCTGGCCGCCGTCGCGCGCGGGACGGCGAACCCGAAACTGGACCTGACGGCGATCGCCGTCCCGACCCTGATCCTGGCCGGGGACACCGACCCGCTGGCCGCCGAACCCGAACGCCTGGCCGCCGCCATCGCCGGCGCCCGCCTCGTCCGCGTCCCCGGCGACCACATGGCCGCCGTCATGCACCCCGCCTTCGGCTCCACCCTGGCCGCCTTCCTCACCTCCCACGACCTCTGA